CTTGTGGCGATTTTCTATTCTTGTCAGTAACAAGCAAGCTGTTTTAGACAGTATTTTCTCAGCGGGTGAATTTGCAAGTTCACACTATGCATCAATGGCTGGGATTTTTGATGATACTACTGCTCCTGTTGCCGAGTCGATTCACTCGCAGATAGTAAACCTTTTTAATGATTACAGGTTCACTGAAGCCAAGGCGAAGCGTGTTGCGGGCATTGTAAAAAAAGAGGCCAAAAAGTGAGTAATTATATTGTTGTAGGGGGAAGCGACCTACAGAAAGACTTTATAGAAAAAGTCAAAGCAAATGGGTTTGTTACTCATGTCGTTGATTACGATGAAAGTTGTATTGGTAGTCAAATAGCGGATCACTTCCACTGTCTGAGTATCGATGATCTAGAAGGAGTGCTTAGACTTGCTCAGAAGCTAGATGCAGTAGGTATAAGTACTGTAGCCACAGAGCAAGGCAATATCACTGCTAACTATGTAGCAGAAAAACTCAATCTGATTGGTAATGGGTTCGATGTTTCATTAAACACCACAGATAAGTCGAGAATGAAGCAAGTGATAGCTGCGCATGGGCTTAAAAGCCCCATGGCTGAAGTTGTGTTGTCCAAAGAGCAGTTGAGCTCTTTAGAGGTATCATTTCCGGTTATCGTCAAAGCATCAGACCGTTCTGCTGGTCGAGGAGTTGCCTTAGCTAATAATCGTGAGGAGCTAGAGAACTTCTATGACGAGTCTTACTCTGTTTCATTCAATAAAAAAGTACTCGTAGAAGAATACGTAGACGGTCCTCAATATAGTTTGGAAACGATAAGCTCCAAGGGGCAGCATCAGTTAGTAGCGATTACAGAAATGGGTTTTTCAGGACCACCGCACTTTGTTGAGACAACACATCGACTGCCAGCTCCAGTTAGCCCAAAAGATGCTGAAAGACTGAAAGGATTTGCATTAGATTGTTTAAACGCTTTTGATATCCAGTATGGTGCTTGTCATATTGAAGTCCGGCTTGTTAATGGGGCTCCAACCCTGATTGAAATCGCTTCTAGAATGGGGGGATGGAGGCACTGGATGATAGAGAGTGCTTTGTCAGTAGACTACTTACAGCTTATTCTTGATAGTTCATTAGGAAAACCGGTTGTGTTTAATGCTATGGACAGTGGCAAAGTGTCTTATAGTCGACATATCTTTGGAGCTAACGATTATCAACTATATCTTGAAGCAAAAGATAGCAAGGTAGTAATGGTCGCAGATTTAGTGAAAGAGAACGCACCAACAAAAGACGCCACGAACCTTATCGAAGCTCATGGTTTTTATATTACATTAGAAGATGCTGAGACTAAACAATGCCAGTAAAAATAGATAACTTTGAAATTTCACAAAACAACAAAACATTTATCATCGCTGAGCTTTCTGCTAATCATAATCATGACCTTCAAGTTGCGCTAGATACAATAAAGGCCGCGAAAGAAGTGGGGGCGGATGCAATTAAGTTGCAAACGTACACTGCAGACACATTGACGCTAGATTGTGATAGTGACTTGTTTAAAGTCAAGCATGGTACGGTCTGGGATGGTGAGACACTACACTCTCTATATCAGAAAGCTCACACTCCTTGGGAATGGCATGAGCAGCTCATTGAATACGCTAATTCATTGGGGTTGATTTGTTTCTCATCACCTTTTGATTTCAGTGCTGTTGACTTCCTAGAACGATTAAAAACACCAGCTTATAAAATTGCGTCTCCTGAGTTAATGGATATACCTCTTATTGACTATGTGGCGCGGAAAGGAAAGCCAGTGATTATGTCGACTGGTTTAGCGACATTGGCCGATATTGAGCTTGCGGTAAATACTTGTTTAGAAGCGGGCAATAATCAGATCGTACTGTTAAAATGTACCTCAGCTTACCCAACACCATTGAATGAAGTCGATTTACTAACAATCCCTAACCTGAAAAAAACTTTTGACGTGGAGGTTGGCCTTTCAGATCACACTTTAGGTCACGTAGTTGCTGGGGCAGCGGTAGCGCTCGGCGCACGTGTTGTTGAAAAGCACTTTATCCTGGATAAATCTTTAGGTGGACCTGATTCAAGCTTTTCTCTTGACCCTGCAGAGTTCAAACTGCTAGTTGAGACGATTAGAAATACCGAACAAGCTCTCGGCAAAGTTAATTATAAGCTGACTGATAAAATGAAAAAGATTCGTGATTTTAGTCGTTCTCTTTTTGTTTGTCAGGATGTAAAAGCTGGCGATATTATCTCAAGTGAGAACGTAAGGTCAGTGCGCCCGGCACATGGCTTAGCTCCTAAGTATTATCCTGTTGTTCTTGGACGTAAGTTCATTAAAGATGTTGCATTTGGTGAGCCTTTATCGCGAGACATGATTGAGGGGGAGCTCGGTGAGCTGTAAAAAGATACTTATACTCACAGGGTATGACTACTCAGAGTGTTTTGCCGTTCTTGAAAATATGGACTATCAAGTTATTATTCCTAGAAATGAACCGCTGTTGTCGGAAGTGGCACGTTCTAATTTGAGGGTAAATGCTGGTGAAAAATTAATTGAACTAGACTACGGGGACATACAAGAGTTTTTGGAAGAAGAAAGTCCTGACATATTAATAACATTTGGTTGGCGACGAATCATTTCAGAAGATGTGATAAATTCAGCAGAACTAGCAGTAAATATACATCCAGCAATTTTGCCAGATTATAAAGGGTATCATCCGGTTCCTCATGTGCTAATAAATAATGAAAAATACCATGGAATAACAGCTCACCTTATCACATCCAAGATGGATGCTGGTGATATTGTTTATCAAGATAGATTTGAGATAAATCGTTACTCTACTCTTAATGAGATTCAAAGAAAAGTAAATGAGCTCATGCCTCAGTTCCTATTAGAACTTTGTAAAAGACTATTGACTGAGGAGTTTAATTTGACTGAAAATGACGACAGTAAAACAAAAGTCGTTGCTGGAAAACGAACGCCAGAAGACTCAGAAATACCATTGACAATGACGGTTGGTGAGGCT
This window of the Vibrio maritimus genome carries:
- a CDS encoding ATP-grasp domain-containing protein, translated to MSNYIVVGGSDLQKDFIEKVKANGFVTHVVDYDESCIGSQIADHFHCLSIDDLEGVLRLAQKLDAVGISTVATEQGNITANYVAEKLNLIGNGFDVSLNTTDKSRMKQVIAAHGLKSPMAEVVLSKEQLSSLEVSFPVIVKASDRSAGRGVALANNREELENFYDESYSVSFNKKVLVEEYVDGPQYSLETISSKGQHQLVAITEMGFSGPPHFVETTHRLPAPVSPKDAERLKGFALDCLNAFDIQYGACHIEVRLVNGAPTLIEIASRMGGWRHWMIESALSVDYLQLILDSSLGKPVVFNAMDSGKVSYSRHIFGANDYQLYLEAKDSKVVMVADLVKENAPTKDATNLIEAHGFYITLEDAETKQCQ
- the pseI gene encoding pseudaminic acid synthase; the protein is MPVKIDNFEISQNNKTFIIAELSANHNHDLQVALDTIKAAKEVGADAIKLQTYTADTLTLDCDSDLFKVKHGTVWDGETLHSLYQKAHTPWEWHEQLIEYANSLGLICFSSPFDFSAVDFLERLKTPAYKIASPELMDIPLIDYVARKGKPVIMSTGLATLADIELAVNTCLEAGNNQIVLLKCTSAYPTPLNEVDLLTIPNLKKTFDVEVGLSDHTLGHVVAGAAVALGARVVEKHFILDKSLGGPDSSFSLDPAEFKLLVETIRNTEQALGKVNYKLTDKMKKIRDFSRSLFVCQDVKAGDIISSENVRSVRPAHGLAPKYYPVVLGRKFIKDVAFGEPLSRDMIEGELGEL
- a CDS encoding formyltransferase family protein, with the protein product MSCKKILILTGYDYSECFAVLENMDYQVIIPRNEPLLSEVARSNLRVNAGEKLIELDYGDIQEFLEEESPDILITFGWRRIISEDVINSAELAVNIHPAILPDYKGYHPVPHVLINNEKYHGITAHLITSKMDAGDIVYQDRFEINRYSTLNEIQRKVNELMPQFLLELCKRLLTEEFNLTENDDSKTKVVAGKRTPEDSEIPLTMTVGEAYDYIRACDEYRFPAYIVVDGRKIQIKLVKS